The Streptomyces achromogenes genome window below encodes:
- a CDS encoding catalase, with translation MSNSNPLKAAAAKLTEALSDGGPAEGVPGAPSPEPVALEEATEPREPLPPKSDQGAPETVSPTGQPTGAEPARKAQSGAYLTTAQGTRLYDTDHSLKVGPRGPVLLQDHHLREKIMHFDHERIPERVVHARGSAAHGVFQAYGTAENVTRAAFLRKGTETPVFVRFSTVLGSRGSADTVRDTRGFATKFYTEEGVFDLVGNNIPVFFIQDAIKFPDVIHAGKPHPDREIPQAQSAHDTFWDFVSLHTEAQHHTMWNMSDRGIPRSYRTMEGFGVHTFRLVDAAGGTTLVKFHWKPKLGVHSQVWEEAQIAGGVDPDFHRRDLADAIEAGAYPQWELGIQTFPDTPEQTFEGIDLLDPTKIVPEELAPVQPIGLLTLNRNPSNFFAETEQVAFHVGHLVPGIDVTDDPLLAGRLFSYLDTQITRLAGPNFNQIPINRPHAPVNDMLRDGFHQQAVHTGVAPYKPNSLDGGCPFFAGADTGAFVESPVEVPASRKSREAPASFADHFSQPRLFWLSMSPVEREHIIAAYTFELGKCWSNTIKERQLKALANIDAELCARVAQGLGLPTPEASQPLADVQPSPALSQIGQEWPPDGRIIGIITDGAADPEGVRALRQTVLDSHMVPLVIAPAGGKVGTGAEAITVQRTFATARSVEFDALVLAGVPAPGGDSYGARDAKAVEPGQRQTGLDPRLLLLASEAFRHAKAIGGWAGAEAVLEAAGVPASAPGVVLADSGEAVLTEIIPLLARHRVWDRFPTTV, from the coding sequence ATGTCCAACTCTAATCCGCTCAAAGCTGCCGCTGCGAAGCTGACCGAGGCTTTGAGCGACGGCGGTCCCGCCGAGGGTGTTCCCGGCGCTCCCTCCCCCGAACCTGTGGCGCTGGAGGAGGCCACCGAACCGCGTGAGCCGCTGCCGCCGAAGTCCGACCAGGGCGCCCCTGAAACGGTCAGCCCAACGGGCCAGCCGACCGGCGCGGAGCCCGCCCGCAAGGCCCAAAGCGGCGCCTACCTGACCACCGCGCAAGGGACCCGGCTGTACGACACCGACCACTCACTCAAGGTGGGGCCCCGGGGGCCCGTGCTATTGCAGGATCACCACCTACGCGAAAAGATCATGCACTTCGATCACGAGCGCATCCCCGAGCGTGTGGTCCATGCCCGCGGCTCCGCGGCTCACGGCGTCTTCCAGGCGTACGGCACCGCAGAGAACGTCACGCGCGCGGCGTTTCTGCGCAAGGGCACCGAGACCCCCGTCTTCGTCCGGTTCTCCACCGTGCTCGGCTCCCGCGGCTCCGCCGACACGGTGCGTGACACCCGTGGGTTCGCCACCAAGTTCTACACGGAGGAGGGGGTCTTCGACCTCGTCGGCAACAACATTCCGGTCTTCTTCATCCAGGACGCCATCAAGTTCCCCGACGTCATCCACGCGGGGAAACCGCACCCGGACCGAGAGATCCCGCAGGCGCAGAGCGCCCACGACACCTTCTGGGACTTCGTCTCGCTGCACACCGAAGCCCAGCACCACACCATGTGGAACATGTCCGACCGGGGCATCCCACGCTCTTACCGGACCATGGAGGGCTTCGGCGTCCACACGTTCCGCCTCGTCGACGCGGCGGGCGGCACGACGCTGGTGAAGTTCCACTGGAAGCCGAAGCTCGGGGTGCACTCCCAGGTGTGGGAGGAAGCCCAGATCGCAGGCGGCGTCGACCCCGACTTCCACCGCCGCGACCTCGCCGACGCGATCGAAGCCGGTGCCTACCCGCAGTGGGAGCTGGGCATCCAGACCTTCCCGGACACTCCGGAGCAGACCTTCGAGGGCATCGACCTGCTCGACCCGACCAAGATCGTCCCCGAAGAGCTAGCCCCAGTCCAGCCGATCGGCCTGCTCACGCTCAACCGCAACCCCAGCAACTTCTTCGCTGAGACAGAGCAGGTCGCCTTCCACGTGGGGCACTTGGTGCCGGGTATCGATGTCACCGATGACCCGCTGCTGGCGGGGCGGCTCTTCTCCTACCTGGACACCCAGATCACACGTCTGGCAGGACCCAACTTCAACCAGATCCCGATCAACCGACCGCACGCGCCCGTCAACGACATGCTGCGCGATGGCTTCCACCAGCAGGCCGTACACACCGGCGTAGCACCCTATAAGCCGAACTCGCTGGACGGAGGCTGCCCGTTCTTCGCCGGAGCCGACACGGGCGCCTTCGTCGAGTCACCCGTCGAGGTACCGGCCAGCCGCAAAAGCCGCGAAGCCCCCGCCAGCTTCGCCGACCACTTCAGCCAGCCACGGCTGTTCTGGCTGAGCATGTCCCCGGTCGAACGCGAGCACATCATCGCCGCCTACACCTTCGAACTCGGCAAGTGCTGGAGCAACACCATCAAGGAACGACAGCTGAAGGCGCTGGCCAACATCGACGCCGAGCTGTGCGCCCGGGTCGCACAGGGCCTCGGCCTGCCCACCCCAGAGGCCAGCCAGCCGCTCGCCGACGTGCAGCCGAGCCCCGCGCTGTCCCAGATCGGCCAGGAGTGGCCTCCGGACGGCCGCATTATCGGCATCATCACCGACGGGGCTGCGGACCCTGAGGGCGTGCGCGCACTGCGCCAGACCGTCCTTGACTCGCATATGGTCCCCTTGGTCATCGCACCCGCCGGCGGGAAAGTCGGCACAGGCGCCGAGGCGATCACCGTCCAACGGACCTTCGCCACCGCCCGCTCGGTCGAGTTCGACGCCCTCGTCCTTGCCGGCGTTCCCGCCCCGGGCGGCGACTCCTACGGCGCCCGAGACGCCAAGGCCGTAGAGCCGGGACAGAGGCAGACGGGGCTCGACCCCCGCCTGCTGTTGCTGGCCTCCGAAGCGTTCCGGCACGCCAAGGCAATCGGCGGCTGGGCGGGTGCAGAAGCCGTCCTGGAAGCGGCCGGGGTACCCGCAAGTGCCCCCGGAGTGGTACTCGCCGACAGCGGCGAAGCGGTACTGACCGAAATCATCCCGCTGCTGGCACGGCACCGGGTCTGGGACCGCTTCCCCACCACCGTCTGA
- a CDS encoding acyl carrier protein — translation MATGETGFSDVVYDLVSVQYHSLKAGHDCGQYVRDAENAGKKEIAEFFRTVMEQDSERAARCHRFLAELSGTEEAGPAVS, via the coding sequence ATGGCGACGGGTGAAACGGGATTCAGTGACGTCGTGTACGACCTCGTATCCGTTCAGTACCACTCTTTGAAGGCTGGACACGATTGCGGTCAGTATGTGCGCGACGCGGAGAACGCGGGGAAGAAGGAGATCGCCGAGTTCTTCCGCACCGTGATGGAGCAGGATTCGGAACGCGCGGCTCGCTGTCATCGGTTCTTGGCCGAACTGTCCGGTACCGAGGAAGCCGGCCCGGCTGTCAGCTGA
- a CDS encoding DUF6480 family protein, whose product MTTPDPDPRQTPGVGPGGDVAPGETPPAEGGTYGISHPVPELRKGWGPMPLTLIMIVVALIAIGLIAMVVALIA is encoded by the coding sequence ATGACCACTCCTGATCCCGACCCCCGGCAGACTCCGGGAGTCGGGCCAGGCGGCGATGTGGCACCCGGTGAAACGCCACCCGCCGAAGGAGGCACCTACGGCATCTCCCATCCAGTGCCCGAACTGCGCAAGGGGTGGGGGCCTATGCCGCTCACCCTGATCATGATCGTTGTGGCGCTGATAGCGATCGGGCTGATCGCCATGGTGGTGGCCCTGATCGCATAA
- a CDS encoding CBS domain-containing protein, giving the protein MTQHVSDVMTSALVTVEPQASVTAVARMMRDENIGAVLVTDGEHLRGLVSDRDLVVRALAEGGDPNDMTVAGACSEDLVTVGPDDDLTLAVEVMREHSVRRVPVVDEEQHPVGIVSLGDLAIERDSESALGDISAARSNQ; this is encoded by the coding sequence ATGACCCAGCATGTCAGCGACGTCATGACGAGCGCCCTGGTGACCGTCGAGCCGCAGGCCTCGGTGACGGCCGTGGCCCGGATGATGCGGGACGAGAACATCGGCGCCGTTCTCGTCACCGACGGCGAGCATCTGCGTGGCCTGGTCAGCGACCGCGACCTGGTGGTGCGCGCGCTGGCCGAGGGTGGCGACCCGAACGACATGACGGTGGCCGGCGCGTGCAGCGAGGATCTCGTCACGGTAGGACCCGACGACGATCTGACTCTCGCGGTCGAAGTGATGCGTGAGCATTCCGTCCGCCGAGTCCCGGTGGTCGACGAAGAGCAGCACCCGGTGGGCATCGTCTCCCTTGGCGACCTGGCCATCGAGCGCGACTCCGAGTCGGCTCTCGGCGACATCAGTGCCGCGCGGTCCAACCAGTAG